In Vespula pensylvanica isolate Volc-1 chromosome 2, ASM1446617v1, whole genome shotgun sequence, the genomic window tctatatattgtatacgcgtgcatatacatacataaaagatataatataaaagtaatccaatataatatgtacattaaaaatgaaagtgaGTGAGGTCTATTAACATGTATAAAATTGACAATCACAATTTTATATCTTGTTGTTAATGATTGGATACCtatgaaaattgtatttatatcattttacaaGATGAATGCATTTATAGTACAATTAGATTTTTGACATCATTGCATGTTcgagtttttttatttgaaatagtattcttttttagaaatcGTAACAAACagatttttaagtaaaaatcaCATACTATTTTTAGTACATTTTTCAACTGAATAATGGATTTTGTAAGAAATCAATAAGATAATGTAATATAGTTGTGTgcataataaaacaataactaCTTGTTCATAATAACATAACTAGTAAAATTAAACGTACAATATATAGtgattacaattaaataaatgtgcTTACTATTTCtgttacgtacatacatacatacaacttcttacattttcgatatttaaaaattcttttattagctaatagtaattataaattaaagaaaataaaatgatattaattcatatatatcatCGCATTTCTATGGTATAACTTTCGTTATGTACAATACTTGTCAATTTTATACGCAATTAGAAACTCTTCATGATTTATTctgttttataataacatcgttgaattctttttaatttgttatgtTTTTAAAGATCAATACAAatggatataattaataaatcattgtaAACTTTATACTTAATATAGAACAAGTACATAGAATAATCTTtgtatattgataattttaattcgtaataaagCAATAAAACTAGTACTgttaaaatatgttatttcttcactgtgtgtgtgttgataccctgatatttataaattattaattctataaatCTGTACATAAGTAACTTCAACACACAATATTCTAGACCCGTACCACAAGCTGCAAAAGTGTTAAAGgatttttacattaataaaaatcacttTAATTGTTATGAAGTTCTAAATAATACAAGATATGAAGAGGAAGGTGTAACGCAACTttgtgataaaaattaattgctaGAAATATCCTCATGTACACGATGGTGGAGGCTGCTGCTGTTGTGAGGGAAGGGGCGCTGCCGTAACAGCTGCGACTacggcagcagcagcataGGACGAAGGGTCCGATGGATCGAGAAGAGACGGCGGTGGTGGTAaacttcctcctccacctcgtCCTCTTCCTCGACCTCTTCCTCGACTCCGACCCCGGCCCCTCCCCCTTCCGCGTCAACTCCGCCTTTCAGGCATCCCTATGTTGCTCGTTGTCTTTTCTAGGAAAGCCAATGGGCCTTGAAGCGCACTACTTCCAACACCACCAACTGGAAAACCAGTAGGTCTACCACCAGTTACTCCTACTCCACCCTGAGCCATGAACATGCCCTGCTGTCCAACTGAGACACTGACTCCTTGAAGACTTGACGTTGGTGGAGGACCTGTACCTTGTTGCACCTGAAAAtccaattaattaatgaaaaagttttattgattttattttataagttatgattgaatattttgtattaaacttatttaaagggtttaattgtaaataatacaaGTTTGGTACAATGATACCAGatcaacatttttatcatttaagaaactatttttcttatacttaatatattcctaatttcaattttctactCTGAATTTCtctacatgcatgcatatgcACAGACAAATAAGTATGTAGATAAACATCAAAATAGGTTTTTATGGTAGTTCCAAACTGATAGGATTATACAGGAATGACAATATTTAGgcaaggaaaatgaaagaaagcaCAATGTTTTGCATGAACAGAGATTTATTCTGCAAACTTCTACTTGCATGTAAAGACAacataaataagatatatatatatatgtatatatgtgtgtatatatatatatatatacatatatatcagttTGCAATTATTTAGGTAGATGCAAACCTTTCTTTTCAACTTCATACTACATCTActatctaaatataaaattgtatatattcatacataatGTTTTTTAAAGCATTTGCAGCAGGAACTTTACATGTAACTTTATGCTACCCcatttaatagatttttaacTTATCTTTATAaccattgaatttttctttgataattctCGATTTTGCAAATGCATAATGCATACATGTTTACAtgcaagaaataatttcttataaacagaggtcttataaatatacaaaatatttaaaatcacacatacacgcgcacgcacacacacatgtgtgtgtgttttgtgtgttatgtatatgtatgcgtgtgtgtatatatcacatatatgtGCACATTcgcgcgtgtatatgtataaatacaacGACAATGACAAAGAAAATGTACTAACCATGAGAtaaaaagtgtaaaaaaatAGGAGtctgtttgtatatatttttatctataccaAAATATGTGGAGTGGCACgagtttcttttctaaatctacaaatgatatttttatatacaataatttttgaGGGTATATAATTGAGAGCTTATTAAATCTGTTAATGTAAGCAGCCATACCCTATGCataatcttatattttattattgccTTTATCAGTTTTATTATGTTAGTTTTGGCTAAACAtttgtacatatttttatattagttGTTTGGCACCATTTTACAACAGTGATACTTTCTTTATATAGAGttcatatttttgtatttttatatcgcaGTTAATTATAAAAGCACTTTAAATCTTttgcattatatattacacttCTATAAATAGGAATTGTATAAGGCACTGATTACatacaacaataatataaattttttgttctacATCAAGACCATTCTATACATTGTCCTGTGTAGTctatacattaaaataaacaaaatagattctaatttattaaaataattcttttatgaGTATTccaatcaaaataatttacttaacaactatttttttatacatatgtacttttttacacatacgtatacatgcatGATCTGGACATATATTTCTGTTCACATGTGCacctatttatatttaaattgtaagaaatgatataaaaacttaattgaagataataaatatgctattatagtaaaaatgaaaatactacATTGAGTACAATCTTATAATGCAAATGAGATTGTAAGATGCATTTTTACCATTGACAATCTTAAGAACTTTTCAGGTAAATTAGTACTCATTTATATGAATACATTATTTCAGACCCCTTCCCACTATTAATCCcactattaaattaaataattagaagTATACTATATTTGTTGGATGatcaaatgtaaattttatattaactaaTGTtatggaataatttttctaatgtcTATGATTTTTACTACCTGCTATAAAGCAGGATTTATGACTTTAGATTTAACGGTATTACTTAAGTACCTGTTGTTGATGAAGTTGCTGTTGTTGCATTTGATGTTGCTGTAGATGTaattgctgttgttgttgttgctgttgttgtaaTTGTTGCTGATGTTGTAATaattgctgttgttgctgcatGGTGGATCCTCCACTGCCATTTCCAGTTTGTTGATTCTGACCACCTTGAGTTCCATTTGGCAGTCCTACGAATCAAATAAACtgttatataaatctatataaattgcGAAAGCATATTATTTACCATTAGGTGCAGGTCCTTGTGCAGGAGATTTAGCCCATCCCTGTAAatctgataataaattttgccAAACTGCAATCTTATCATAATGTCTCTTAATTAAATCTTCTTTGCGTGCTAATTCCAGCCTTAAATCAGAGATGTCCTCTTTTACTACCAATTCTGGTTTTAATGCTGATAGTAGAAATCttttttgcaaaaagaaaGCTTCCATTTGTCTAGCTAAATCTGTAAATCTTAAAGTGACTTGGTCTACTTCACAACGagcttcttctttatctatcgTTAAGCCACTGCTTATACCCATTCCACTGTTGCTTGATCCTTCGTCCTTTGTTAATATACTTAAACATTgctataaattaaaagttttattaaaaactttacTTTAAGCAATTAAAgacaaaaatttaaataagtatTCAACATAtacaaaagtataaataaaagtttatttatattttcaataatatgaataaaataataatatgtaatagaaaataaattgccTTTAGTATAACATCAAAGAATTTACCTGAAATGCTTCTTCAAACTCATCAACTAGGTTACCATTACCATTGGTTGGTGTTGCCATTTTGATTGCTATTCATATATaacactttttatataatgtttaaaaattgtattactcCTTTTTCTTAATAACCAGCAGTTATGATATTTATGAGctggtaaatataaaaattggaGTTGATTGTGCAGTTGTTCtaattttaaattcataaCCAAGAACTGCTAAATTCGTTTGAAGTCCAAAATATTGAAGTTGACTCAATGAACTTTTGTAACGAATTAAAATCgtctaattaaataatatatacttcattttgtatattagAAAAGCCCAAAAATTAGagattcaataaaatattaaatctttttatcacAGAAATCTTATATGATAATGCCACTTAAGTTATCATTATTTAGTACAACTTAGAATAGTTTGCAcaaaatatacgtttataatagatataatgtGAGCAAACCTGATTGCTAACAAAGTTCATAATTACAGTAACGTTATCTAAACCGGCTCAGGCACTTgggttaaagagaaaaagtggagACTGAGCAGATTCATTTCGCAGTTTCAACTTCAGTGATTGAAGCGCTACCTAGTGATAAATTTTTGactttttgattttaatcaaCTTTTGAAACTCGAAAAcctgtttgtatatatatatatatatatgtagtgcGTTGGATATTGTTATCACTCACATTTGTTATAGCCATTAGTTTTCATTAATTCTAAGTATTGTGaaaactgaaataaaaatatatatgttgcatataaagtataagctttttatcatagatacgtacgtaggtatctCTTTTAGTATACCTatcttttcattctcatttgaaaaacaattaagatatatgtataatgttgtaattatatttataaaaactgtttgtataaaatatttgcacATTTAGGTATTCGCAAATCTTT contains:
- the LOC122637535 gene encoding mediator of RNA polymerase II transcription subunit 28-like codes for the protein MATPTNGNGNLVDEFEEAFQQCLSILTKDEGSSNSGMGISSGLTIDKEEARCEVDQVTLRFTDLARQMEAFFLQKRFLLSALKPELVVKEDISDLRLELARKEDLIKRHYDKIAVWQNLLSDLQGWAKSPAQGPAPNGLPNGTQGGQNQQTGNGSGGSTMQQQQQLLQHQQQLQQQQQQQQQLHLQQHQMQQQQLHQQQVQQGTGPPPTSSLQGVSVSVGQQGMFMAQGGVGVTGGRPTGFPVGGVGSSALQGPLAFLEKTTSNIGMPERRS